TTATTTTTATTATTGCATATATAAACGCTCCGATAAGAAATATGTATATAAAGGGAGTAATGACCAGAACCTGGCCGAGCCAGCCGGCTAAAAGAAGCGGCAAACCCGGGGTAGGATGGGAAAAACCGTGCGAAAGCTGAAACCTGAAAGAAATAAAATTATGGACGGCATTCCAGTATATAACGGGCGAAAATATCAAAAGAGCGGCGGCAAGCGTCATGTAGGGATAAAAAGTTTTGAGATAATGCCTGTTTTGCTTGGAAAGAAGCAGGTATAACAGAGCGGCGGGCGGAATAAGGGCGGCGGTATATTTGCTAAGGAAAGCGAGTCCGAGGAAGATGCCGGAGAGGAGCCAATAAACAAAAGGGACAGATTTATTTATTTCCGTCGAGCCGCTTGATAAATTTTGCTTTTCGTTGCGGAAATAAAAAAGATCTGCCCCTTTTGTTTCGGCATTTTTTTCCGCCGCTTTATAGAAAAAAATAAAAAATAACAGAGTAAAGAATAAAAGCGGGGCGTCGGGAAGCATCATAACGGAAAGAACAATGCCGAATATGACGGCGGCAAGATAAAAAAGAAACGAGAAAAAAGCGGCGCGTTTGCTTTTAAATAAAATATAAGTCAGATAATATATTAAAAATCCGTCGAAAAAAGAAAATACGACGGAGCCGAGACGGACGGAAAGCTGACTTTTGCCGAAAAGAGCGTCCGTAAGGTATATAATCCAGCCGGCAAAAGGGGCGTCGTCGAGATAACCGAGAGACGGCTTTAAAGACCACGCATAGTAGTGGGCTTCGTCGTTGCCGAGGTTTAAGGTGGACGCAAGATGAATGTGGACTATCAGGGCAAAAAGAGAAACGAGGATTAAATAAATCTCGTATTTATATTTGTTATATTTTTTTATAAACGAACTCAACTCTCTTCCTTTTCTTCCGCGGGCGGCTTGCCGCCTTCAAAACCCGATTCTTCTGCCATCTGCCTGAGCTTTTTTAATGCTTTTACTTCTATCTGCCTTATTCTTTCTTTTGTAAGTCCGAATATCCGCCCTACTTCGTTTAACGTGCGAGGCTTTTCGTAGTTAATCCCGTATCTTAAAATTACGACGCTTCTTTCCTGCTTTGAAAGCCTTAAAAGCCAGCCGTTTAAAAGATTAAGAGTTTCTATTTTATCGAGTTCGTCGAAAGCCGAATCCTGGCTTTCATCTGCTTTTATTAAATTAGAAAAAGAATTAGACTGGTTTTCTTCGTCTTCGCCGCCGGTATATACGGCATCCAAAGAATAAATATTGCCGACCAAACTCATGATTTTTTCGAGTTTCGATTCTTTAATCCCCATGCGGCTGGCTACTTCGCCCATATTTGGAGTCCTTTGAATTTCGGAAGTTATTTCTTTTACCGCCCTCGAATACTTATAAACGTTTTCGGATATGTGGATAGGCAGCCTTACTACCCTGCCGGAGTTTAATATTCCGCGTTCTATGGTCTGTCTTATCCACCAGATAGCGTATGTAGAAAACCTGAAACCGGATTTAGGTTTAAATTTTTCGACGGCTTTTATAAGTCCAAGATTCCCTTCCATAATTAAATCTTCAAAAGACAGTCCTCTTCCGAGAAATTTTTTTGCGACGCTTATCACTAGTCCGAGATTGGATTTTATCATTAAATCTCTCGCATCTGCGTCGCCCTCTCCTGCTTTGACGGCAAGTTCGTATTCCCGCTCTTTGGTCAGCAGAGGATATTTTTTAAGGTATTTAAGGTACTGGCTTGAAATTTTGTTTTCTTCCGACCTTAACGAATTATCGGAAACTCTTCCGTATTCTTCGGCATAACCGTTTTGAACTTCTGCTCCGTCTATTACGGCTAAAGATTTTTCAGAAACCGCACCTTTGGCTGGATTTTTGCGCTTCA
The nucleotide sequence above comes from Candidatus Acidulodesulfobacterium acidiphilum. Encoded proteins:
- a CDS encoding glycosyltransferase family 39 protein; its protein translation is MSSFIKKYNKYKYEIYLILVSLFALIVHIHLASTLNLGNDEAHYYAWSLKPSLGYLDDAPFAGWIIYLTDALFGKSQLSVRLGSVVFSFFDGFLIYYLTYILFKSKRAAFFSFLFYLAAVIFGIVLSVMMLPDAPLLFFTLLFFIFFYKAAEKNAETKGADLFYFRNEKQNLSSGSTEINKSVPFVYWLLSGIFLGLAFLSKYTAALIPPAALLYLLLSKQNRHYLKTFYPYMTLAAALLIFSPVIYWNAVHNFISFRFQLSHGFSHPTPGLPLLLAGWLGQVLVITPFIYIFLIGAFIYAIIKI
- a CDS encoding sigma-70 family RNA polymerase sigma factor; amino-acid sequence: MKRKNPAKGAVSEKSLAVIDGAEVQNGYAEEYGRVSDNSLRSEENKISSQYLKYLKKYPLLTKEREYELAVKAGEGDADARDLMIKSNLGLVISVAKKFLGRGLSFEDLIMEGNLGLIKAVEKFKPKSGFRFSTYAIWWIRQTIERGILNSGRVVRLPIHISENVYKYSRAVKEITSEIQRTPNMGEVASRMGIKESKLEKIMSLVGNIYSLDAVYTGGEDEENQSNSFSNLIKADESQDSAFDELDKIETLNLLNGWLLRLSKQERSVVILRYGINYEKPRTLNEVGRIFGLTKERIRQIEVKALKKLRQMAEESGFEGGKPPAEEKEES